GAAATCCTTATATTCGGAAATTAATTCGCTTATGCAAAATTTTTGGTGGAACCAACCCAACAGTGAATCACGTGTGCATTGGATGAGCTGGAAGTGGCTAGGGGCAGCGAAAAAATTTGGAGGTATGGGTTATAGAGATCTCCGAAGTTTTAATAAAGCTCTATTAGCAAAAACAAGTTTGGAGGATATGGCAGAGTCCGGACAGTTTGCTTTCGAAAATCATGGAAGGGAAATACTATCCGGGGGGAAATATTCTTGATGCAACTATAGGCTCAAGACTCTCGTTTGCGTGGAGGAGCATCCATAGTTCATGCAATCTGTTAAAAGAAGGCTTAATTTGGAGGATAGGGAACGGTGCCAAAGTAAGgatatggaaaaataaatgactCCCTCAGCACTCGACTTATAAGGTACAATCCAAGCCGACAATATTGAGCCCTGATGCTACTGTTGACGAGCTCATTGATGGGAACACAAACTGGTGGAATTCAAATTTGCTGGAACTGCTTTTCAGCCGAGAGGAGATCAACCTAATACACTCCATACCGGTCAGCACTATGAATAGGGATGATGTGTGTATATGGAGAGGAACAAAATCAGGTATTTTCTCGGTTAAAAGTACCTACCACCTTCATATGGAGATGGAAGCTAGTGGACTGGCAGAGACTTCAATACGACAAGAAAACAGCAGTGTGTGGAAAGCTATATGGAATCTTAAGGTACCGAATGTGGAGAAAAATTTTCTTTGGAGGGCTTGTCATGACATACTGCCATCCCGAGTgaatttaaagaagaaaaagatcatAGAAGACCCATCATGTCCGTTATGTGGCCGGGAACAAGAAACAACTGTGCACATCCTCTGGCAATGTCCTTCTGCCATGGATGCTTGGAGTGTGGGGAGTACTAGGCTGCAAAAATGTCAGACAAATGGCTTAGATTTTATCCAGATAGTGGTGGAGGTCTTTAACAAATGCTCCCAGGAGGATCTTAAAATGTTTGCTGGTATTTCGAGAAGATTGTGGCTGAGGCGTAATGAGGTGGTGCACGGGGGTGTTTTTCTTCACCCCAATACATTAGTTCAACAATCGGCTATAGCCATCCAAGATTTTTCCAAAGCACACGAAGTGGAGCAGCAATGCCAAGCTACGGGTGAGTTGGGAATGTCAAGGAATTGGGAACCTCCAGAACGTGGATGGGTAAAGATTAATTGGGATGCCTCATGTGCGAAAGGGAAGGGCTGGATGGGATATGGCGTCTTGATACGTGATGACCAGGGGAACGTTGTAGCGGCCAAATGCTCCACAATGGTGGGAAACTTGGAGGCATCGGTGGCAGAGGCTAGGGGGGCACTCTTGGCTGTCCATCTTTGTAAGAATCTGGGTCTCAACTGGGTTCATTTGGAGGGGGACGCACAGGTTGTGATAAAGGCCGTCAATTCTCCGGAAGTAGACTGGAGTGATGTGGGCCTGATGGCAGCTGATATCAAAAAGGAGCTTCAATCTATACGTCACTGGCGGTTGTCTTTTATTCGAAGGGAGAGGAATAGTGCGGCACACACACTGGCCCAGTTAgctttaaataattatatggaTCAGACATGGCTCAATGAGTTTCCTGCTTGTATTTCACAGATTGTAAACACGGAGTGCACAACTCCAAGGAATGTCTTGAATTAATGAAACAGCAGcgattcacttaaaaaaaaaataaaaaaataatgatgataTTTGTATGTTTCTCATTAATTCATTACATAAATCTGTAATCTCAGTTCCATTATATATACACGTTtggtttcaattcaattgtgagGATTCTTTTGGGGTTATGGGTTATAGTGATGATGGATTAATGTTTATGAAACAAATTTTCAGAGAATTAAGTGGTCTAGAATGATCAGAAATTGGCATGAGAGAAGGATGAACAATTTCACTTTTATGACTTCATAGCTTATCCttgattttgttaaaatattggtTGGGCAATGTTCAAAGGCCCTAGCtagtaattattttttgatctTTTGCTTGATTAATGACGCTATTTATTATGAGAGCCCTTATTATCCACTCCATCCTTAAAACCCCATTTTTGCAGCCTCCAATAAGAATTTGATATCTCACTTAAAATCACCACAATACACTAGACTAAAGCACCAGATTACATCTCCTTTTAACCCACCAATCCGTAAACCACCCCCCATCCCTTCAGCCAAACGCTGCCGCCGGAATCCAGGGAGCCACAGCCGAAATCCTCTCGAGAGAAATAGACGATGTTGGTGGGCCAGGCACGTGGGTCTCGGCGACCCACGCTGGGTCAGCAGCCAGACCCACGCTGGGAGAAGTTggcttttcttcttgttctgaTGAGTTTCCagtctgatatatatatatttttttcaattgttattttactgatttattttgttgttatctTCTTCAGCTAGGTGGTTCAGATTCATAAGTGGGAAACTGGGTTGTTATCAGATTTGATGGTTATTCGCCGAGACGGATTTAGGGGGCCAGGGACCGGCAGTGGCCCTGGTCCCTCcacaaattacaagaaaaaaaaaaatttaaggcaaaaacaaaatttaaggtaaaaaaataataatttaaggtattttttacTGATCGGTCCTTctctaaaaaatttttttggcctgGGTTCCATAAATTCAAAGATGACTCCATTCCTGTCACTTGTTCGTGTTTATAAGGAAAATTGTCGCCATACTGCGCCAAAAAAACAACTCTGTATCATGAGAGTCTTTCTTCCTCTACTTTAATAGCTGTGTATTCTTAGTCCAAGTAGATTGTGTAAATTTGGGTTTAGCATTTAGTGTTAGATCCACATGAATTAGCTGAAAAATCTCCATATAATTTTTCTGGGAACTACTTTATCTTAGAAAGAAAGCAGGGATAAACTCTGTTCTTGTAGGTGGCTTCCGAGAGCTTTTCTGATTTCCTATGATTTTGATTTCATCAAAAGGTTCAAAATGAAATCTTCAAAAAGCAAACTTTGTTCTTCAATAATTCAAGCTTTCATGGAAGAGAATTGAATAAAAACAGATAAAAACCAAATGGAGTCAGATCTCGGCGACCCACGCTGGGTCAGTGGTGAGTGGGCTTGTCTTTACGTTGTGTTAGGGAtgaataagataaaaaatggGTTCTTTTGTCTTTGAATTTAAAGATTCAGTGTTTTTGTTCCTATTTTATTAGGTGTTTCTAACTAACGTGTACCTATTCTATTGGTAGCCGTAAAAATGGTCTACCTGATAGAAGGTTTTcccatttattatattttattttatagtcgTAAATGGGTTTAGACCAAGGCTCCATTTATTTCGGAGTTCGATGTgacaaaatattttgatttgaccaaaaaatttctttattttcgaaaaattgtttctgtttttaaatttcataaattatttttcaagtttaagtttCTTATTTTCAAATCGTCAAACCTCCCTTAGAAGTTGCTGGCCATTTTCCACCGTCATTCATTTTCCGTACGAGCCAAATACTAAAAGgtattttcccaaaaataattttcttctgAAAAATAATTTCGATGAAATATGGTATGGAGGCAACTTATACTTGTCTTCTTGACATAAAAACCTAATCCCCAATAGATGTAAggtttataatacaaataagatTAGGGTCCAAAGAGCAATAATATGATAAACACTTATTGCAAACTAATTAAATATCGAGTTTCCCACTTAAGACATAATAGATAGATAACCACATAGAAAAGTCATTACCAGTACAACAAACAAACCACAAAAGTCATTATTACAAAAGCATAAACCAAGTTCTTAATTAAACACTTACAAACCACCATGCAATAAAATCTAAATCCAATCAACTAAGATTAAAAAGTTTCCCTTCAACTGGATTTAGATTCTCACTATGTACTAACTGTGTAATCTAAATCCAATCAACTcagattattatatataaaagcttcTCCCCAACTGGATTTAGATCTTGATCATCACCAGCTTCTGATCACTCCTTAGGATCCGGGCCATTACCAAAGATTATTGAATTCATGAACTCGTCCTCCCATTCCTTCACAAAAATTAGATCCAAATTTTCATtaggaaatatatttttaatagattttgatGCTATAGAaacaataaggaagaaaataaataaagctccTTAATTATGATCGTGCCTGATTGGGAAAGAGATTATCTTCTGGGGGGCCATTCTCCGCCTGATACATCATGCGAAAAAGCTCGTCCGAGACCCCGAGTTCGTTGTCGTTTGCCTGTTGCATGTACATGTTATAGcaaatattagaatataaattaaaatgattaaattaactgACTTGCCAAAAATTAGCGATTGACCCTATTATTTGCTAGATCAAGTCATAATTTCTTCAAGAATTACTTCATAGGAAAACATTTAAACTAACCATCTTATTCAGAATAATCATAACATAAAGCACATTTGGTATCAAGAATGATCATAACATAATTAAGCAAGATGGTAATTAATTGTTTCAAATAGCTTATAAAAGGAATTAAGGGATTGAAATTAGAAGGAGGGCAATAATATAAAATCTCTACTTTAGGTTAAGAAAATTTGTCAATGCTACTGATTCTTGTGattatttgttgttttgtgGGGAAAAACACATGAAAGAAACAAGGAAGTtgagaacaagaaaattaattattattaacgCGTTGGCTTATGTTATCtaaccttaattaaaaaaaaaaaaaaatcttggaaaTGAAGACTGAAGAggaaaagttattaaaaaataaagtaaattacATTTTAGCTATTAAATTCTCACTCTAATTAATGTATTTACACTTTCAAAGTAACTATGACTCATTGCAACTCAAACCTATAAACtataaattatttcaaaatgcCTTGAACAGTTTTTACATTGCCAACTTTTCCCCCTACACGTTTTTTGTGATGttcataagaaataaaaataataataataaataaagactcAAAGGGGTGGCCACTTTGCAGACGAGCATCTTTATTATGTTAGGAAGTGGTCACGCAACCACCCTTATTGTCAATtgtttatttaatcaatattttaaaagtaaattagTCATGCAAAAATAGTCTAGACATGTCCTAGTCATATACGACGTTTTTCAATACAATCTAATGGCCAAATTTGACACGAAAGAACTCGAAACATTTTATTAGTTTGCAAGTCCGAGTTGCACTAATTCATAATTTGGAAAATGTAAGTGCAATTGAAATGGTAgtttaaggaagaaaaaaaaaacatgtaattcatcgttaaaaaataaaataaaaaattgggaaacTAGAATAAGAACGAGTACTATAAGAATCACGTTTGATTGATTCATCTCCAAGGCAATACGTATTGAAAAGTGAGGCATATATTATGCATACCTTGACAAAAGATGGCTCACTCGAAGGTGCAATAGTTTCTTCCACACAGGCTGAAGCAGGATTTTGGTGTACTTCTTCAATCGCAGTAGGATTCACTTCGGCTTCCTGCATGTTAaagaaatcaataataataataataataataataataataaaatataaacgaAATTTATTTTGCTAAAAATAAACATGGTTTTTGTAATTACATATCCATCGTCAGGAGTTTGGTTGTCGTCTTGCTCCAAAAAAAGATCACTGATCAGATGATCATCTTCGTCTGACTGTTCCACCGGAGGGATGCCGTCGAATAAGCTAGAAATGTTATTGATCAGCAgcagatcatcatcatcatcacaacAATCACTTTGATCTCCTACTTTTGCACCACCGTAAGGCTGCTGTGGCTGCGGTGGTGGGATGATCAGAAAATCATCTTGTTCATGTTGATCATAATTATTGACAGTATCGAATCCTCCCGGCGACCATAATTGGTTTGCAGAAGAAGACCCTCCTTGAGCCATATAACCAGAATTAGCAGTAGTCCAATATTTCTCCAGAGCTGAAATATTGTTAACATCATGATTTTCCACAAAAGTTCCACTGAATCCAGCTGAAGGACCTTTAACAACCAGCTCTCCTCCACTACTTAATTCAATCCCAGCATAGTTTCCCTTGGCATATCTGGAAGTTGGGCACGTTTGGATTGAATGTGCACCTATCGTTGGATAATTCGATCCAAGAATATTCATGTTAGGCTGATTTGGTGGataaagaggatttatgttgcCAAACAAGGGCTGCTGCAGGAGATTAAGATTA
This window of the Corylus avellana chromosome ca5, CavTom2PMs-1.0 genome carries:
- the LOC132181976 gene encoding uncharacterized protein LOC132181976, producing MEASGLAETSIRQENSSVWKAIWNLKVPNVEKNFLWRACHDILPSRVNLKKKKIIEDPSCPLCGREQETTVHILWQCPSAMDAWSVGSTRLQKCQTNGLDFIQIVVEVFNKCSQEDLKMFAGISRRLWLRRNEVVHGGVFLHPNTLVQQSAIAIQDFSKAHEVEQQCQATGELGMSRNWEPPERGWVKINWDASCAKGKGWMGYGVLIRDDQGNVVAAKCSTMVGNLEASVAEARGALLAVHLCKNLGLNWVHLEGDAQVVIKAVNSPEVDWSDVGLMAADIKKELQSIRHWRLSFIRRERNSAAHTLAQLALNNYMDQTWLNEFPACISQIVNTECTTPRNVLN